A genomic region of Cannabis sativa cultivar Pink pepper isolate KNU-18-1 chromosome 1, ASM2916894v1, whole genome shotgun sequence contains the following coding sequences:
- the LOC133035775 gene encoding uncharacterized protein LOC133035775, with the protein MEMFREGGSTSRPPMLEGANYPYWKTKMRAFLRAVNERVWMAIEDGWTCPTMMDNGVTKPKPTSLWTPDEMERANFNSKAMHALLNAVSTNQLKVIANCEMAKEAWEKLRIKNEGTDAVKKSRLRALAKAFEDLSMEEEETVAEFHAKLCDISNESYALGKTYSNAKLVRKVLGVLPRRFMSKVTSIEEMRNVEELDLDELIGSLQNYEMSLTRWKKEKKKMDVNKEKGDNNIAFIHKEENKSIPDLSAGFSDEAVDLLIKNYAKFLKKKYKKQCSEGKENASKRNPLGNFWHGQQPSDNKSMGIQCRECDGFGHIQAECANTLKKKKALVTTWSDSDEEKDSIASKSSNEDKQVVAFMAQSHQSVESEDDGVSTVSEVDSNGRQNAYEEMFAQWEYMTKQIIGLNSAKEQIESEKVKLEDTVKNLNKLLDEKDNEIYKLSAELIRAKQALEFIPPGTAAINQTLQLQKPYGDLTSIGYKMLYKQEDNLGVEESITPVINLDKKDDNQSSFSSTPQSSDPTRKFHVPSGPTKVKLEGRRIAPENIWRDSSQCVTSVTGGVIFDPDAISSRTT; encoded by the coding sequence ATGGAGATGTTCAGAGAAGGAGGGTCCACATCACGACCCCCAATGCTGGAAGGTGCTAATTACCCATACTGGAAAACCAAAATGCGAGCATTCTTGAGGGCGGTGAATGAAAGAGTTTGGATGGCCATTGAAGATGGTTGGACATGCCCAACGATGATGGATAACGGTGTCACCAAACCAAAACCTACGAGCTTGTGGACTCCAGATGAGATGGAGAGGGCCAATTTTAATTCGAAGGCCATGCATGCTTTGCTCAATGCAGTGTCCACAAATCAATTGAAGGTCATTGCAAACTGTGAGATGGCCAAAGAGGCTTGGGAAAAACTACGAATTAAAAATGAAGGAACGGATGCTGTAAAGAAATCCCGTCTTCGTGCTTTGGCAAAAGCGTTTGAAGATTTATCaatggaggaagaagaaacggtGGCTGAGTTCCATGCTAAATTGTGTGACATATCAAATGAATCTTATGCTTTGGGAAAGACTTATTCTAATGCAAAGCTAGTTCGTAAAGTCCTTGGAGTTCTACCTAGGAGATTTATGTCTAAAGTAACCTCCATTGAAGAAATGAGAAACGTGGAGGAACTGGATCTTGATGAACTGATTGGATCCTTGCAGAATTATGAAATGTCATTAACAAggtggaagaaagaaaaaaagaagatggATGTGAACAAAGAAAAAGGGGACAACAATATTGCGTTCATTCACAAAGAAGAAAATAAGTCTATCCCAGATTTGTCTGCTGGTTTCTCAGATGAAGCTGTAGATTTGCTGATCAAGAACTATGcaaaattcttgaaaaagaaGTACAAGAAACAGTGTTCTGAAGGTAAGGAAAATGCTTCCAAAAGAAATCCTCTTGGGAACTTCTGGCATGGTCAGCAACCCAGTGACAATAAGAGCATGGGCATTCAGTGTAGAGAATGTGATGGGTTCGGACACATTCAGGCCGAGTGTGCTAACACTCTCAAAAAGAAGAAAGCCCTTGTTACCACCTGGAGCGATAGTGACGAAGAAAAAGACTCTATTGCAAGCAAAAGTTCTAATGAGGATAAACAGGTAGTGGCTTTCATGGCTCAAAGCCATCAGTCTGTTGAATCTGAGGATGATGGAGTCTCCACTGTGTCTGAAGTCGACAGTAATGGAAGACAAAATGCATATGAAGAGATGTTTGCTCAATGGGAATATATGACCAAGCAGATTATAGGTCTGAATAGTGCCAAGGAGCAGATAGAGTCTGAAAAAGTCAAGCTGGAGGACACTGTTAAGAATCTCAACAAACTTCTTGATGAGAAGGACAATGAGATCTACAAGCTTTCAGCTGAACTCATAAGAGCTAAACAGGCTTTAGAGTTTATCCCTCCAGGAACGGCTGCCATCAATCAAactcttcaacttcaaaaaccTTATGGTGATCTAACCTCTATCGGATACAAGATGTTGTATAAGCAAGAAGATAACTTGGGGGTAGAAGAGTCCATTACACCAGTGATCAACCTAGACAAAAAGGATGACAATCAATCATCATTTTCCTCGACACCTCAGTCCTCAGACCCCACTAGAAAATTCCATGTTCCATCTGGACCTACCAAGGTGAAGTTAGAAGGAAGAAGAATTGCCCCGGAGAATATATGGAGAGATTCATCCCAGTGTGTCACTTCTGTAACAGGAGGGGTCATATTCGACCCAGATGCTATAAGCTCCAGAACTACTTGA